A region of the Roseiflexus sp. RS-1 genome:
CAGTGTTGACGGTATCACCGATCACCGTGTACTCCAGGCGCTGACGGGTGCCGAAAAAGCCGGCGTAGACCGGACCGGTGTTGATGCCAATGCGAAAGTCGAATGCTTTGGACGGATCGAGTTTTTCGATCAGGCGACGGTGCGCTTCGATCATGTCAAGCGCAGCATCGACCGCCTGGATGGCGGTGGTGTGATAATCCTGGTATTCGTTCACCTGCGGCGCGCCAAAGATCGCCATAATCCCATCGCCGATATATTTATCGAGCGTGCCGTTGTGCTGGAAGATAACCTCGGTCATTTCGTGGAGGTACTCGTTGAGCAGGTCCTGCACTTCGCGCGGCGAGAGGCGCTCGGAGAGGGATGAAAATCCCTTGACATCGGCGAAGAGAACGCTCACGATCAACTCCTGCGGTTCACGCAGGCGACCGTGTTCGGAGAAGTAACTGGCAACATCGCGCGCCACGCTGGGGGAGACGAAGCGCTCGAACAACTGGCGACTGGCCTCCTGTTTTCGCAGTTCTTCCGTCAGCCTGGCGCGCTCAATCGTGACCGCCGCCTGGTTGGCGATTGCCGCCAGCAGGTCGCGCTCACGTGAACCGAACCGGTCGCGTCCGGGGGAGTCCAGGTAGATCAGCCCGATTGCGCCCTGTTCCACCAGGAGGGGGGCGCACAGCGCCGAGCGAATGTTCGCACTGATAATGCTTTCGGTGCCGCCAATTTCGAGGCGTGCGTCGCGGGTGAGCACCACTTCGCCAGCTTCGAGCGCTTTGCGAACGATAGTCGAACTGATGACCACCTCCTGGCGCGACGGCGGATAGATGACCCGCGGCACGAGTTCATTCTCGCGTTTCAGCAGCAGCAGGGCGCGCTGCGCCGGGATCAGACGGAGCACCTCTTCGACTATTGCGTCGAGCAACTCGCCCATATCGATGATCAGGTTGAGGCGCCTGGCGATGCGGAAGAACTCGCGCAGGTCGATGTTCAGTTCTGGTACGACGACGCCGCTTGCCTCAGATGCAACCGGGAAGTAGCGACTATCATCGAGAACGACGTTCTGTGCTGCGCGTTCCTCGAAGCGCAGTTCGAACGGACCGATCTGAACCACGTCGCCGTCGCGCAGTTGCTCTTCTTTGATCCGCAACCGGTTGACGAAGACGCCGTTGCGACTGTTGGTGTCACGCACCCATACATCGCGCCCATTCACGACGATTTCTGCATGGTAGCGCGACACAATCGCGTGGTTGAGCACAATATCGTTCTCCAGCGCACGCCCGATGCGTAACCCGCGCGCTTCGATCGGGTAGGTCTTGTGCTCGCCGTTGATGTCGAGAGTGATCAGCGCCATGGTACGGTCTCCTGCGTTCCGAACAGCGCCGGAACGAGCATTGCCCTGTACGCGCCTGTCCTGTTAGTATAACAGACGCCATGGCGTGCGGCAATAAATATTATATTATGATGAGGCGTAGGGGTGCAGCACCGCTGCGCCCCTACGGTGTCGCACGTCGCGCGATCAGAACGCCACCCGCCAGCAAGATCATGCCCAGCACCGCCATCCACGGCGCCTCGTTCGATGCGCCGGTAGCCGGAAGCGTCGCAGGCGGCGGCACAGGCGCAGCATCCCCTGATGGTTCTGGCGCGGCCACTCGTGCCGGACTGCGAAATGCCATGTCCTGTCGGGCAGTCTCGCCTTCCGGCAGGGTGATCGGGATCGCCCCCTGGACGGATGTTCCGCGCTCTGGAGGGACGATCAGTTCCACGACATACGTTCCCGGCATCAAGTTCTCGCGCCCGTAATTTCCGTTTGTGTCGGTCAGCAGTTCCTGGTCATTGATGCGCACGGTCATCCCCGCGACAGGTGCGCCGGTCGTCAGGTCGATGACGGTTCCGACGATCCGCCCCAGACGCGGTTCACG
Encoded here:
- a CDS encoding carboxypeptidase regulatory-like domain-containing protein, which gives rise to MNARQLITAISMIAGGWLLLWSIGSIVIASRPMQAQELPPRPTLTPVVASEEPRREPRLGRIVGTVIDLTTGAPVAGMTVRINDQELLTDTNGNYGRENLMPGTYVVELIVPPERGTSVQGAIPITLPEGETARQDMAFRSPARVAAPEPSGDAAPVPPPATLPATGASNEAPWMAVLGMILLAGGVLIARRATP
- a CDS encoding adenylate/guanylate cyclase domain-containing protein yields the protein MALITLDINGEHKTYPIEARGLRIGRALENDIVLNHAIVSRYHAEIVVNGRDVWVRDTNSRNGVFVNRLRIKEEQLRDGDVVQIGPFELRFEERAAQNVVLDDSRYFPVASEASGVVVPELNIDLREFFRIARRLNLIIDMGELLDAIVEEVLRLIPAQRALLLLKRENELVPRVIYPPSRQEVVISSTIVRKALEAGEVVLTRDARLEIGGTESIISANIRSALCAPLLVEQGAIGLIYLDSPGRDRFGSRERDLLAAIANQAAVTIERARLTEELRKQEASRQLFERFVSPSVARDVASYFSEHGRLREPQELIVSVLFADVKGFSSLSERLSPREVQDLLNEYLHEMTEVIFQHNGTLDKYIGDGIMAIFGAPQVNEYQDYHTTAIQAVDAALDMIEAHRRLIEKLDPSKAFDFRIGINTGPVYAGFFGTRQRLEYTVIGDTVNTAARLESRADLNSVLISEATRNAIGDAFILQEMGDYQLKGKAQLVHTYKVIGRAPARRSRAIGSMNAP